From Leptospira ellinghausenii, a single genomic window includes:
- a CDS encoding PP2C family protein-serine/threonine phosphatase produces METKESQHTILIVDDVPENVELLKYLLSQEGFKTYTAYSAEEARLVLLNTRIDTLLLDVNMPEQDGFSFCRELREMDQFKLLPILFITSIDREVGFQEAMKNGGDDFINKPFNKRELVAKIHSVIRLKNLQDELYQQKSKYEKELQTARRVQDQLIPEKSFIWNGIKAQTLFHPYLQIGGDFVDTWIEEKKLHIVIADCSGHGPSAALIGAMFKMQLFNLVPNMGLKERVSHLRKNMELVLPEDYAITFCYAIIDQELKLSYINGGHPAPIIYMDGETKLLKGMSPMIMGINMITNDEVQSISLKQGSKFFMYTDGASEAMNSKMEYITEEGMRDIFQKSVSIGGDILPTVQNQILEFCGTSTPNDDMAMVCIQL; encoded by the coding sequence ATGGAAACAAAAGAGTCACAACATACAATTCTCATTGTTGATGATGTTCCGGAAAATGTGGAGCTACTCAAATACCTTTTATCCCAAGAAGGTTTTAAAACATACACTGCCTATTCAGCAGAAGAAGCACGTTTAGTTTTACTCAATACTCGTATTGATACTTTATTATTGGATGTCAATATGCCAGAACAAGATGGGTTTTCCTTTTGTCGTGAACTTAGGGAGATGGACCAGTTTAAACTTTTGCCCATTCTTTTTATTACTTCTATTGATCGCGAAGTTGGATTCCAAGAAGCCATGAAAAATGGCGGTGATGATTTTATCAACAAACCTTTCAATAAACGAGAGTTAGTTGCAAAGATCCATTCAGTGATCCGTTTAAAAAACCTACAGGACGAACTGTACCAACAAAAAAGCAAATACGAAAAAGAACTACAAACTGCGAGACGTGTCCAAGACCAACTGATCCCCGAAAAAAGTTTTATTTGGAATGGAATCAAAGCACAGACACTTTTCCATCCGTATTTACAAATTGGTGGTGATTTTGTAGACACTTGGATTGAAGAAAAAAAACTCCATATCGTGATTGCTGACTGTTCAGGCCATGGACCAAGTGCCGCTCTCATCGGTGCCATGTTCAAAATGCAATTATTCAACTTAGTTCCCAATATGGGATTGAAGGAACGTGTTTCTCACCTTCGTAAAAATATGGAACTTGTCCTTCCTGAAGATTATGCCATTACGTTTTGTTATGCGATCATTGATCAGGAATTAAAACTGTCCTATATCAATGGTGGTCACCCGGCTCCTATCATTTACATGGATGGAGAAACCAAATTATTAAAGGGGATGAGTCCTATGATAATGGGAATCAATATGATTACCAATGACGAAGTGCAATCGATTTCTTTAAAACAAGGTTCCAAGTTTTTTATGTACACGGATGGGGCAAGTGAAGCTATGAATTCCAAAATGGAATACATCACAGAAGAAGGTATGCGCGATATTTTTCAAAAATCTGTAAGTATTGGTGGGGATATCCTTCCCACGGTTCAAAATCAAATTTTAGAGTTTTGTGGAACTTCCACTCCGAATGATGATATGGCAATGGTGTGTATACAATTATGA
- the purQ gene encoding phosphoribosylformylglycinamidine synthase subunit PurQ: MKVRVVTFPGSNCDKDVGSVLHDYFQADVNYTWYKESFDDVPDLVVLPGGFSFGDYLRCGAMAKFSASMESVVKYANKGGKVLGVCNGFQILTESGLLPGALLHNRTLKYICKDVELVPVKENGFSKHFQGNLSIPIAHGEGAYFADAETLERLEKNGQVVFRYQENPNGSLHDIAGICNEKGNVLGMMPHPERAMNPFTGKMDGKLILEALLKN, from the coding sequence ATGAAAGTTCGGGTGGTCACCTTTCCTGGTTCCAATTGTGATAAAGATGTTGGATCCGTTCTCCACGATTATTTCCAGGCAGATGTCAATTATACTTGGTACAAAGAATCCTTCGATGACGTTCCTGATTTGGTTGTTTTACCCGGAGGGTTTTCCTTTGGAGATTACTTACGCTGTGGTGCTATGGCAAAATTTAGTGCATCCATGGAATCGGTAGTGAAGTATGCGAACAAAGGGGGAAAGGTTCTTGGAGTTTGTAATGGGTTCCAAATCCTTACTGAATCGGGACTACTTCCAGGTGCACTCTTACACAATCGAACTCTAAAATACATTTGCAAAGATGTTGAACTTGTTCCGGTGAAAGAAAATGGCTTTTCAAAACATTTCCAAGGAAATCTTTCCATTCCAATTGCTCATGGAGAAGGTGCGTATTTTGCTGATGCAGAAACTTTAGAACGATTAGAAAAAAATGGCCAAGTTGTATTTCGTTATCAGGAAAACCCAAATGGATCCTTACATGATATCGCTGGGATCTGTAATGAAAAAGGAAATGTATTAGGAATGATGCCACATCCTGAAAGAGCAATGAATCCTTTTACGGGAAAAATGGACGGCAAACTAATCTTAGAAGCTCTCTTAAAAAATTAG
- the purS gene encoding phosphoribosylformylglycinamidine synthase subunit PurS, whose translation MFVAKINVTLKESVLDPQGQTVLRTLHDQGKGQVQDLRVGKYIELKLNVSSLKEAESIAKEICESVLVNQVIETYKLVVESQ comes from the coding sequence ATGTTTGTCGCAAAAATAAATGTAACCCTCAAAGAATCCGTCCTTGATCCACAAGGCCAAACAGTGCTCCGTACCCTTCATGACCAAGGTAAGGGGCAAGTCCAGGACTTACGTGTGGGAAAATACATTGAACTCAAACTCAATGTTTCTTCCTTAAAAGAGGCGGAATCGATCGCCAAGGAAATTTGTGAATCAGTCCTTGTGAACCAAGTGATTGAAACTTACAAACTGGTGGTTGAATCCCAATGA
- a CDS encoding sugar phosphate nucleotidyltransferase, translating into MRFQEDSIDCVDFILKKDEVLTIILGGGKGTRLLPLTEKRSKPAVSFGGKYRLIDIPISNSLNSGFEKIFILTQFNSYSLNRHINRTYATGNIHQKSFVEIIAAEQTVSSANWFEGTADAVRKVLPYIREQKPKYVLILSGDQLYNMDLADFMQSHLMDPETQISVATNAIPEDQIYGLGIVKAGVGGTIQEFIEKPQELSQVESCRTENGNFLANMGIYIFNTSTLIDVLEDRNMADFGKEILPNAIKERKVKAYTYDGYWEDIGTIKAFYEANLMLTDHIPKFNLYLEKTPIYTRARALPPSKINQAVVNQALISEGTILNQCEVHRSIIGVRQLIASGTKIYDSIIMGLDHYGYFDRKSGKIPIGIGPNCEIRRTIVDKDCAIGANVRLLNEQNLQEYEDDYIRIRDGIIVVPRHSAIPDGYSI; encoded by the coding sequence ATGCGATTCCAAGAAGACTCAATAGACTGTGTGGATTTTATTCTAAAAAAAGATGAAGTCCTCACAATTATTCTCGGTGGGGGAAAAGGAACAAGGCTTCTGCCTTTAACAGAAAAACGATCAAAACCCGCCGTGAGTTTTGGCGGAAAGTATAGGCTCATCGACATTCCGATCTCCAATTCCCTCAATAGTGGATTCGAAAAGATATTTATCCTCACACAGTTTAACTCGTATTCGCTGAACCGCCACATCAATCGAACCTATGCTACAGGTAATATCCACCAAAAAAGTTTTGTAGAAATCATTGCAGCGGAACAAACCGTATCGAGTGCCAATTGGTTCGAAGGCACTGCCGATGCCGTAAGAAAAGTACTACCTTACATTCGTGAACAAAAACCAAAGTATGTTCTCATCCTTTCTGGTGACCAATTGTACAATATGGATCTTGCTGACTTTATGCAGAGCCATTTGATGGACCCAGAAACCCAAATTTCTGTGGCAACCAATGCAATCCCTGAAGACCAAATTTATGGTTTGGGCATTGTCAAAGCGGGAGTCGGTGGTACCATCCAGGAATTCATTGAAAAACCACAGGAACTTTCCCAGGTAGAATCTTGCCGTACAGAAAACGGGAACTTCCTTGCAAACATGGGAATTTATATCTTCAACACATCCACGTTAATCGATGTTTTGGAAGACCGAAATATGGCAGATTTTGGAAAGGAAATTTTACCGAATGCGATAAAAGAACGAAAGGTAAAAGCGTATACTTACGACGGTTATTGGGAGGACATTGGAACCATCAAAGCTTTTTATGAAGCCAATTTGATGTTAACCGATCATATCCCTAAATTCAATTTGTATTTAGAGAAAACCCCGATTTATACAAGGGCGAGGGCACTTCCACCGTCAAAGATCAATCAGGCGGTGGTAAACCAAGCCCTCATTTCGGAAGGTACCATCCTTAACCAATGTGAGGTGCATAGATCCATCATTGGGGTCAGACAACTCATCGCTTCTGGTACAAAAATCTACGATTCCATCATCATGGGACTTGACCATTACGGCTACTTTGATCGTAAATCGGGAAAAATTCCTATTGGGATTGGACCTAACTGCGAAATACGGCGGACAATTGTCGACAAAGATTGTGCGATCGGTGCCAACGTTCGCCTGTTAAACGAACAAAACTTACAAGAGTACGAAGATGATTACATTCGGATCCGGGATGGGATCATTGTAGTCCCAAGGCACTCTGCCATCCCTGATGGGTATTCTATTTGA
- a CDS encoding phosphoribosylaminoimidazolesuccinocarboxamide synthase — MIPSPHYKGKVRDVYDLGSELLLVATDRISAFDVVFSEPVEDKGKVLTRISTQWFRYFSDINNHLITDDVSRFPKPYQNEPSLIGRSVLVKKAKRIDFECVVRGYLTGSAWKEYLQLGTIAETPYPKGLQESYQFPTPIFTPARKNDSGHDENVSESTMEKEVGSDLFQKVKSISLQLYEKAHQLMAKQGILLCDTKFEFGLIGGEPVLIDEILTPDSSRYWDASTYALGKTPASFDKQILRNWLESTSWDKNPPPPKLPESLIQELRKKYLELEDKINICLSQK, encoded by the coding sequence ATGATCCCGAGTCCCCATTACAAAGGAAAGGTGAGAGACGTTTATGATCTTGGTTCTGAGTTATTACTCGTAGCAACGGATCGGATTTCTGCCTTTGATGTTGTATTTTCCGAACCGGTGGAAGACAAAGGAAAAGTCCTCACTCGAATTTCCACCCAATGGTTTCGGTATTTTTCGGATATAAATAACCATCTGATCACAGATGATGTTTCCCGTTTTCCAAAACCTTACCAAAATGAACCAAGCCTTATTGGTCGTTCTGTCCTTGTGAAAAAAGCAAAACGAATTGATTTTGAATGTGTGGTTCGTGGTTACCTCACAGGTTCTGCTTGGAAGGAATACCTACAATTGGGAACCATTGCGGAGACTCCATACCCCAAGGGTTTACAAGAATCCTACCAATTTCCCACACCCATTTTCACACCCGCTAGGAAAAACGATTCTGGCCATGATGAAAATGTCAGTGAGAGCACAATGGAAAAGGAAGTGGGATCAGATTTATTCCAAAAAGTAAAATCGATCTCCCTCCAACTTTACGAAAAAGCCCATCAATTGATGGCAAAACAAGGGATTCTACTTTGTGATACCAAATTTGAATTTGGGCTCATTGGGGGAGAACCGGTTCTCATTGACGAAATTTTGACACCAGACTCTTCCCGGTATTGGGATGCGTCCACCTATGCCCTTGGGAAAACTCCCGCCAGTTTTGATAAACAAATCCTACGAAATTGGCTGGAATCCACCTCTTGGGATAAAAATCCACCACCCCCTAAACTCCCCGAATCCTTGATTCAGGAACTACGTAAAAAATACTTGGAATTGGAAGATAAAATCAATATATGTTTGTCGCAAAAATAA